A stretch of DNA from Hydra vulgaris chromosome 03, alternate assembly HydraT2T_AEP:
ATTAATGTTCAATACTTcttattgtaaaattgtaaacttcaataaaaaaaaacggtcaagggtttattaatttttgtctttatagaaacaattaaaatttttaatttcttaaatcttataaatttacCATGCCACAGTGATCAGGAATaacttgaaacttatttttatgaaaatacttattaatttaTTGCTGAAAATTcgctctatataaaaaaaacgtaTCTAAAAAAAGGTTGACGAGGAAAGAAGACCTTTAAGATCTTTAAATTAGGGTCTAATATTGTCCGGGGGAAGggaagaataatttttttttgtaaaaaaagtaaattttgtaGTAATTCATTTTATATCAATCAAAATTCTGTCTTTGTAATTTGATgttttgtaaacttaaaattcattttattataaaaattatattaacttttGCATGTATAgagtaatatgagcaccttatGAGCATAAGGTGGCATACAACTGaaagcagattttttttaattattgtaaattttaataatttttttttgaggaaaacaaacttgtataaaaattaaataaaaaaaaagatataaaagtattttttgttgaaaaaaaaattcataatggCTGAAATAACATTGTAAAGCTGTTTTTTAAGCAAAACTTCAACATCGGATAACTTGATTTTGTCTTTATACctcaaagtaaaattttgtgCATAGTTTCCGAAGCATATTTTATCCTGCTTGACCATGGGAatttttgttattcaaaataatttaaaaaatattgcatttttaacaaaatcactttacatttatataaaatataaataattttaacactttaaacAATATTTCATCTTTTATAGCTTTCCATTAAAAATCTGAGAGTCAAAATAAGTATTACATTGTAATAAACAAGTCctgaaaatttcataattaGCCAGAGTTCAGTTAATgagaaaatgtgtttcaaagtttcaaaaaagacatattgctaaaaaagcaaaaataagaaaaaaaaattaaaaaaagaacataaaagttatcaaaatcCACTAGGAATGTAACTGTTACTTGTGGATCATCCATGATACCTTTATCAACTGCtctcagtttgttttttttttaattttatttttaaccgtTGACTTTGACTTCATATGTCGAATTCTCGTTTTGTcaattttacataataaagcTAATGTGACAATTCCATTCAGGCCAAAGTACTTTAAAACTTCTCGTACACCATTAGCACCATCATTATAATGTAGCACATTGTGTTTTGTACCGTGCAAACATTTAATTAGATGATTATCAGCTCGAAAATCTTTGATGATTGGTAAAAGAAGATTCTTAATCCAGGtaggtataaataattttggttTGTAGTTTTTATGATTGAGAGCCCAATATTTGCTCCAACTTTTCAATCCTCTAGGAAAAAACTGATGTTGCATTTGCAGGTTTTCAAAATTggtgaaatgaaataaaatagcaCAAACTGCTTTTTTCATAGCATACAAGTAGTATACATTTTAACAAATCGCCATGCCAGAATTGTTTTGCATagaatttatacatttttctgTTAGACACATTGTTCACATTTCAACTGCAACAAATGTGCAAATCCTTTTCTACTGGAATCAACACCTAATAAAGTTAATGGCTGAAAGCAGTTATTGCATGCAGTTTCAGCTATCAGTTTTTTGAGAAttgaaaagttaataaaaacaaaacaatcttttttagaGTCAAATATATTCGAACagtttaatttgattttcactAAAACAGCTACTAGCTGTTTGATTCGTGATGATGAATTGATGATGATGaaatgctaaactttttatttgcaacaacACCATTCTATTttcgttttatttttcttgataaatttcttttactcGTATTTccttgtttaaaaacaattttatttcaactacattttaatcaatttttatataatttgatacaAAATGAGGAAAAAGTTTCAACATAAGAGACTGACATTACTAGTCAAAAAACACTTCTGTTCTTTAATTAGGTTTTGAAGtatgacttttaaaattgaaaattcacAAGAGTCTGCATATAacacattaaaatttaagtttgtgATGATATTTTCCTGTTTTGAATTCATAAAAACTCAAACGTTGCTAAAATGTCAAATAGTTGCTAAGGCGTtgttagagaatttttttaaaactgttatctACTAAAATGCTATTAGAtcaacttttaatattatttttaagactAATTTTCATATTATATGTTGGAGGAATTGATTATAGAATCAAAATtccaaaaaatcctaaaattgattttttttcaaaaaattgacttgTGTTTTTGGTTGTGTGCcaccttaagcaaaaattggaatattttcaaaaataattatgctgaatccaaaatttttatgattaaacaaCTTTTAGGGATCCCTCCTTATGATCCACTTAGATATTTGGACAcccaaaattattttcttaaaaacaaagtggttttaaaaaagtagaaaaatgtttatattacccagaccacttggtaatatgagcactttaaattaactcaaaaaaataacattaagtaaaaaaataccaacctgATAATTAGAACTAATTGTTGTAATATAATGAttcgttattaacaaaacttaacattaaaagatcaaattttaagctattttttgttaaaacaatactacaatattttttgcaataaaaaaaaattgcttcgttttttagtatgttttgtttttattcaaaagtaattaaaacaactggttttttaggactttaaactaggtaatttcaatgaaaagcacatctttaaataaagtcaaaactaaattttcctATGCATTactattcaaacaaaaatgaattggatttttagcttgcatatttttctctataaataaattaatttcattattttagcaccaaaattTCTCGCCACTGATTTATTCATGCGTGATGATATTATTTTGACAACGCAAAAAGTTTAACAgagttttaattagatgatagccgctaattactgcatataaatttacgctaattgtacTGATCCTTTTACCGCCACATAAAgtcgatttaaaaaatacaaagcaacttaacttcactgcttacatctaaGAAATCTTTgagtatgctcatattaccaaggtattcatattaccctaatctaccctatatATTAGGGAGTTAGGGGCAAGGCGATAATTCCGACTACGCTTACGTTAAGAAATTACAGCAGAGCGGTTAGTAAACTTTGTAGTTTTGAATTTAAGTGTTGATAATTCTTGagttttttttgacataaaaatgtttaaaaccaaaggaaattttttatgaataataagGAAAGGTATCCGCAaacaataagtaattttttattataacattattttcgtataaagttacattttaaagttttttctactttataaTGTTCTTGTTTAACCGCCATATTTATATGACATCGTCGTCTTTAAGCGAGAGCTTTTCATACCATTCTAGTtggttttaatataaactttactTTAGATACACTCATTTGAGTGTTACATTCTGCGcttttctcttctttttaatgcacaaaaataatattatattaaaggATACTCTAATATTTCATAGGCCATGAAATAGCAGATCATTCGGCAACTCACAGATTACCAGAAGAATGGTGGAGTAAAACAGTAAGTTCCGTAAATACAGTAATTTTCCTCTTTTTTGTGAAATACATAATCATCAGTAgatcaaaacatttaattcaaactttttgaatttttgataaactatttACAAACAAAACCTTAAGTTTCgacaaagttatttatttatcagcaaattttttaaatttcattttaaggCCGCTTTAGAAGACCTGCAAATGgaaattttaacacaaaaaaatactattcaGCAAGAAGTTGGAACTACCACACTTGGATGGAGAACTCCATTTCTTGCAAGCCAAGAAAATACATTTAAAGTGTTAACTGAAAATCAGTTTTTGTATGACAGTTCTTTGGGAACTAATCCGGGTACACGATGGTGGTCATATACATTGGATTACTTACCTTCTTTGCCATGTTACATGGCTAACTGCCCAACaagtaacaattttatatatgctATAGTGTTACTTTTATTGAGTTATcatatatcaatttttgttcGAGTAATTGCATATCAAAGCATTTAATTCTTAAAACGTTCATTTAGTTGCGTATCCTGGAATATGGGAAATCCCATTGGTTACATTGCAATGTGACGAATCAGCTACCACGTTTGCTACTATGCTTGATGAGTGTACAAATTTAGAAACTGAAGAAAACACGTATAACATGTTAATGACCAACTTTAGGCTACGAGGATAATAAACAACCTTTCCCAATGTTCAGCCATTCGTCTTGGTTCAATAATGCAGCTTATAGGAAAGATGGTATGTTTATTTCAACTgatcaatttttcaatttatctcATAAATAAATTCGTTAAGGTTTCTTTTATTctaactaatgaaaaaaaaacatttttattttagctgtCATAAGGTTTATGAATGATGTTCGAAAGTTAAACGACGTTTACTTTGTCACTGCACAACAGGCGATTCAATGGATAAAATCGCCAATTGGTGTTGATAAAAAGCCGTTTTCGTGTAATCTATAAATAGTACTTTTACatcataaaaagattttttaataaaagtgttatgtgtaatttatatttataaaagaaatgtaaaactgttgaaaataaatatttattttcaaacttaagAACgtaagaaaataacttttttttacgtttatagaaaaaaaaatggaactGACTGCtgagggattgtccataaagtacgtacactTGGAGAGGAAGAAggggtctgcaaatggcgtatATGAGGGGTCTGCAAATGGTGTATAttaggtcaattataaaagtatggaaacactaaattaaaaaatatcacaaaaaaaagcaaaaaaaagcgTACATGCTTTATGGATGACTCCTAACTGTTTAGAAAACTTGGATGATAAGAATCTTGGGCAgataagaagttttttaatactcAGCTCCAAGAGTTTAgcaaaaacaagaatttttacgattttaaagattaaaatgtgtagaatttaatgattttaaagtattaaatgttTAGAATTTAAACGTGTAGATTTTAAGGTGTAGAGGAGTATATTTAAGATCGAGAGCAACTCGGtagttacttttaatatattaaaagtaactaCCGAGTTGCTCTGGATCATAAAATACTCCTCTACAACCTAAAATCTACACGTAAGCATTAAtagatgatattattattatactaattATAGAAGAAGAGTTTAACTTAGTGTTTTCTTTTACATTCTGCTCTTGAGCAGAATAAACAATTATTcgatttttgtttgattgtgtACCATATATACATTAgtatagtaaatattttaaaatgtttttgtcttaaaagaataattcaAATGAAGTTAAGGCGGTTAACTTCATTTGAGTTATTcttttcaccaaaaaaaaaaaaagggaataaaaaaaaattttattttagtcttttaaaaaagttttaaatttggatTGTGTAAGCTAGAATAAAGTCGCAGGGATAAAGCAATGGCGATGACGCATATTTGACGGGATAAACATTCTTAAGCCTTACAATGTTGTatgcatactttttattttgcagtaaatattttgttttgtaaatatttgttgtttatCTTTGTTCATTTAagtgcttataaaaaaattatattttttattatcataagtATTGTTTGGGTGCTTTGCACTTTTGTCATCTTActagtaaacttttaaatattcttctattaatctttatttttgtcttgacaactgtcaaaatatggtttgttcgaaaaataattttcctcTGTTCTGATGTACTTcattcttccctcaggcgttcgtACGTGACCATTCGGCAAATTTacatgccaaagtttttaaataacaaaacaaatcgGATCTCTAACAATGATATCAATTAATACTTATAATAACCGTAATTAATGTTGGCGGTCTTTATAGTCAACAGTGTACTTTGATATTAGAATACAAAAAATGCTTAAGAATCATGCCCCCTCCCTTAAAAAAGGCATTAAGTTAAGTTTTATACTACTACTGTTCGAAACTAAATAACGAAATAgaatattttagttttcaagTTACAGTTAGTAAAGTTTATGATAATACCCCGTAATTATGTTATGTAAATACTCACGACACAAATACAAGGCTTAGCCTATTGTCCTTTTTTTGTTCAGGTCATGTAAATGTTTATGTACCTTgttattgaaattatttcagATTGAATAGTTATTCAAAGATTTTAGTTCAGAAGGCTTAgctaaaattacaatttttgtatacTATTCGCATTGCTTTTTtgttatatgtttttctttctaAAGAATTGTTAAATAAGCCATGCAgtctagaaataaaaaacagagCTTGGTGTTAGGCACAAGCGTACAAATTTTTCGGAGAATAGAAATTAATAAGGAGACGGAAAAGGGATCTGAgactatttttttgtaatttctttagACATTTCTTAAAGAATTGTAGAAGcgaaaaatttatacttttgtttttaatggattgttttatattattattgccttcttttatataaataataacttttgttaaaaaagaactaCACATTATGAGCCcttttttaacataaagaaAATGTAGAtagataatattaataataaaaacaaaaaaacaaacaaacaaaataacttatttGATTGGAAACTAACATccttttaaaatgcaaattttattgctgaaaacgatcatatatatacttttttttttttgaaaagaaatatcGCACcacatatttacaaaatatttacaagcaatatttttctatataaaaaacattcggTAAAcgacaaaaacaacaatatatataaaatatgcaaacaaTTGTATTGACCACAAACAGCACTGCAGCGACATCATTCCCGTAAGGACTTAAACTTGTTGCAACAtaagaaaattattcaaaagaaaagcgagaaaaataaatttaataccctcttttttttatatttataaaaattttgatgacTGTTGCAAATATAACAAAGAGGGATTTATTAATGGTGACTGTGCCCCCTGCATTTGCTGTTGTATGTATGAACTATTTAAGCTTTGAATTTGACCCGAAGGTCCCATAATGAAAGTTTCTTCTTCTAAAGTATACGTTTGTCCGTATTCGTCTATATACAATTGCGGTTGAGGAACGGTGGGTTGAACAATGTTATTACCGAGCGCTTTTTGATAAGCAGCTTCTTGTTGTTGGCGTTGCTGCAATAACAAAGCTTGCTGTTGAGCTTGTCTTTGCGCAATAGCGAGGCGTTGCTGCTGTTGTTctaattgttgtttatatatttcatgTTGATCTATGGTACCATGCTGACGAGAGCCATGCTGAATAGTCTGCTGATAATATATTGCTTGATTGTTTACAGTTTGATTATATGGTAAACTTGTAGACTGACTAAATAAAGACATGTAATTTGGTCCCCAAGTGGAACTTCGCTGTCTGCTAATCAGGTTTTCACTTGAAGAAAGATCCCACATAGCTTCAGTTTGGACAACTGGAGGTACCTGCGATTGAGACAACTCATTACTTTCCTTTAAACGTTTACGTTCCTCTCTTCTTTCTCTCCTTAACTTCTTTCGCAAACGTCTTTCTTCTTTCGTTTCGTTGGGATTcctatcttttttctttttaggaCGTGAAGTGTCTATTTCTGAACAGTCAACTTCCGAATCCAATGTGGAAGAGACTACATTACTAACTGTCAAAGAAGTTGTTTCAGATAATTTAGAGCAAGTTTCAGAACTATCCGATGCTGTAATGAAAGTATCTACTTTATTAGGTGTACTTAAGACGTTATTTGCAGGACATTCAggtaaattttcaatttctttttttggagATAAATTTTCCACGAAGTTCGTTACCAAACTTTCGACAGAATTATTTTCGTTTTCAGGTATAAAATGTTCTGTTTTTACGTTCAAATATGTTTTAGTTTCAGGCAATGCgtaagattcttttaaaaactcgTTTCTAGCTAACACTTCAGTTTCTTTTAATTcctcatttttaacaaaaacctCAGATTCTTTTAAAACCTTGGGTTCATCGAAACTATATTTACAAGCTGGCTCATTAGATAACTCTACATATTTTCTTTCTATGCTATTACTGTTTACTCTTGATTTAGCAAATGGAGAAGGCATAGCTAATAATGCCTTAGTATCTACTTTAGTTTTTGGTATATCTCTCTGCTGAGGAGTAGAGTAATTGCTAACTGATGTAACAGAATTGTGTGATCCATTGCAGTTTAATTCTCGCTGATTATGATTTTGCAAAGTATGATTAGCAATACTTTGATTTGATTtacaaaaatgcaattttaataaaacttgagCAGCTAACACAGTCAACGGAGGAacgatattaaaaatattcgtTTCGACTGAGCTTTTAAAATAGCGCTCTAGGAAAAAATTTGCTAATGCCGAAATTTTAGCTGAAACTTCTTCATTAAaatccattttaattttttttgtttggttttgaaaacattcaTTATCGATACCCGAAACACTATCGATTTCTTTTTGATCTTGTTCTTTTAACCAAGCAACTTCCTGCTCTTTTTTCTCTTTGGCTATTCGTTCTTGTTCGAGTTTCTTAGCTTGATCTTTTAGGTATTCCTCTTTTTCTTTATCTGTAAACATAACGTGTATTACAGTGTCATCGTCTATCTGAACAAGCTTTTTCATTTTGCCGTCAACCTCAATGATGGAAAACTTAGGAGACTGCTCGCCATTCTGATTTGTTTTGCCTTTCACAGGAATATGCGAGTTCGTAAAACCAAAGCGATATTGTTTTTCAGGAACAACATCTGTTTCCGAATCTTCTTGGCGTTTACGTTTTCGGCTTTCTGATTGATACTCAACTTGTTGTCGAGCATGACCAAGATCATCTAAATCATAAAAAGGCAAGTTTCTTAACAACCCACTTGGATCGTCAATAAAAGGTGGAGTCCCAAATGGTGGAACAGAGTGAGGGTTATGAAACGGTGGAAAACCTTCTGGAGGATTCATATGTGTCCCAGGTGGAAAATCAAGTCCAGACATAAAATCCCAGTTACTTGGATGGGATATATCATATTCAAAAGGGGTTGATCCCCAGTTTTTTGCAAGACGATTTTCCCAAGATTCGTACGGAATAGAATAAGGTTGCACATCCCATCCACCTAAAACTCTAGGTACCTCCTTGCTGAAAGCTTTTGAAACTTCCTCTAATATCATATTACTCATACGTCTATGTGCTCTTGCATTCCAATGAACGCCATCTGAGGCACGATGATGTTCAAAATGTCTAAAAACATAGTCTAAGTCCACAATCCGAAAACGACTATCAATTTCATTTGCCTCACGGAACACTTCTCGTGCAATCTCATTGCAATAACGAACttcattaattttaactaaatcagTTCCAGGTTGCATAAGAAAACCACCTTTTGATTTTATATGAACAGGTGGTGTAGTAACCCAAATAAAAAGGCAGTCTGGAATAAGTCTTTGCAATGCAGAAACTAACTTTTCTAAGTTTTCTTCGTACTTTTCAACGCCTGCTTTACCGTGTCTGTGAACATCCCATAAGCACGAGTTCATAACTATTATGTCTGTTGGCTCCTGACTTAACTCTTGAAGTACTTCCTCAATATAAGGTCCGTAGCAGATA
This window harbors:
- the LOC100211039 gene encoding uncharacterized protein LOC100211039 isoform X1 is translated as MTALYLHEDVKELLSGKTLVVLGDSVERSVYKDLVCLLQENRYLSEQELRKKGEESFIGDELVYGGCKGEQKNSVDYRECRYFKNDDACCRYYFITICYGPYIEEVLQELSQEPTDIIVMNSCLWDVHRHGKAGVEKYEENLEKLVSALQRLIPDCLFIWVTTPPVHIKSKGGFLMQPGTDLVKINEVRYCNEIAREVFREANEIDSRFRIVDLDYVFRHFEHHRASDGVHWNARAHRRMSNMILEEVSKAFSKEVPRVLGGWDVQPYSIPYESWENRLAKNWGSTPFEYDISHPSNWDFMSGLDFPPGTHMNPPEGFPPFHNPHSVPPFGTPPFIDDPSGLLRNLPFYDLDDLGHARQQVEYQSESRKRKRQEDSETDVVPEKQYRFGFTNSHIPVKGKTNQNGEQSPKFSIIEVDGKMKKLVQIDDDTVIHVMFTDKEKEEYLKDQAKKLEQERIAKEKKEQEVAWLKEQDQKEIDSVSGIDNECFQNQTKKIKMDFNEEVSAKISALANFFLERYFKSSVETNIFNIVPPLTVLAAQVLLKLHFCKSNQSIANHTLQNHNQRELNCNGSHNSVTSVSNYSTPQQRDIPKTKVDTKALLAMPSPFAKSRVNSNSIERKYVELSNEPACKYSFDEPKVLKESEVFVKNEELKETEVLARNEFLKESYALPETKTYLNVKTEHFIPENENNSVESLVTNFVENLSPKKEIENLPECPANNVLSTPNKVDTFITASDSSETCSKLSETTSLTVSNVVSSTLDSEVDCSEIDTSRPKKKKDRNPNETKEERRLRKKLRRERREERKRLKESNELSQSQVPPVVQTEAMWDLSSSENLISRQRSSTWGPNYMSLFSQSTSLPYNQTVNNQAIYYQQTIQHGSRQHGTIDQHEIYKQQLEQQQQRLAIAQRQAQQQALLLQQRQQQEAAYQKALGNNIVQPTVPQPQLYIDEYGQTYTLEEETFIMGPSGQIQSLNSSYIQQQMQGAQSPLINPSLLYLQQSSKFL